A stretch of the Ornithodoros turicata isolate Travis chromosome 4, ASM3712646v1, whole genome shotgun sequence genome encodes the following:
- the LOC135392590 gene encoding amiloride-sensitive sodium channel subunit alpha-like, which yields MGTSKKGQCPGHVRGTREISTEQARLTDPLFIIRAFITLACVIGFTYQATDFFVMYFKFPTTTNIRVESMKDLVFPAFTFCISNWIDMRKLCADATLNHLCKSNDTMLPPNAILAAVREHNNLESLAFDTKDVIKSCHMKPTSGCDPFDCDTEWYKSFVRYPDSYCYTLDYNRITNESHALKRCRYPWDYEMNSTIGWTAGHTLVVDPYGADASVHEHDTNSAEQAHSLFFEPQSRYIILVEQQTTLALPKPYQTKCVHYEVWKRTSRFYGMMTQNLCYEQCRMKKWHEKCGCISSRYAYRDLYGAPICNTARTQHCAKVDVKEKFTKKCLKKCRQPCKEITYEVQITAQGQKEISDPEELDESEGPRNYTSTRNLTFNINLLFASEKHTILQHLKKFTFIEVFGYLGGYVGIWLGMSFFSVLDSLILYIRDRQLKKLEDNKVHPELSDLQEPKETDTRTAFF from the exons atggggacttccaagaagggccaatgtccgggtcatgTTCGAGGGACTcgggaaatttccactgaacaagcaag ACTGACCGACCCGCTGTTCATCATCCGGGCCTTCATCACGCTCGCTTGCGTCATTGGCTTCACCTACCAGGCGACAGACTTCTTCGTCATGTATTTCAAATTCCCCACGACCACGAATATCCGCGTGGAGTCCATGAAGGACCTCGTCTTTCCAGCTTTCACCTTCTGCATCAGCAACTG GATCGACATGAGAAAGCTGTGTGCTGACGCGACTCTGAACCATCTGTGCAAAAGCAACGATACAATG CTGCCTCCAAACGCGATCTTGGCCGCTGTACGAGAACACAACAACTTGGAATCTCTGGCTTTCGACACGAAAGACGTCATCAAAAGTTGTCACATGAAGCCGACGAGCGGTTGTGACCCGTTTGACTGTGACACGGA GTGGTACAAGTCATTCGTAAGGTACCCGGATAGCTACTGCTACACGCTAGACTACAACAGGATCACCAACGAATCACACGCATTAAAAAGATGTCGATATCCTTGGGACTACG AAATGAACTCCACCATCGGCTGGACGGCAGGACACACCCTCGTGGTGGACCCGTACGGAGCGGACGCTTCGGTCCACGAACACGACACCAACTCGGCTGAACAAGCGCATTCCTTGTTCTTTGAACCTCAATCGCGCTACATCATACTTGTGGAACAG CAAACAACTCTGGCACTGCCAAAGCCCTATCAAACGAAATGTGTTCACTACGAGGTGTGGAAGAGGACCAGCCGTTTTTACGGCATGATGACACAGAAT CTGTGCTACGAACAATGTCGGATGAAAAAATGGCACGAGAAGTGTGGCTGCATCTCCAGCCGGTACGCGTACCGTGACCTTTACGGAGCCCCCATCTGTAACACCGCACGGACGC AGCACTGCGCAAAGGTAGACGTCAAGGAAAAGTTTACCAAGAAGTGCCTAAAAAAATGCAGACAGCCTTGCAA GGAAATAACTTACGAGGTGCAAATTACCGCTCAAGGGCAGAAGGAAATATCAGATCCAGAAGAG CTCGATGAGTCCGAGGGTCCACGAAA TTACACGAGTACGAGGAACTTGACCTTCAACATTAACCTTCTGTTCGCTAGCGAGAAACACACGATATTGCAGCACTTAAAGAAATTCACC TTCATCGAGGTATTCGGTTACCTAGGAGGTTATGTCGGCATCTGGCTGGGCATGTCCTTCTTTTCCGTCCTGGATTCCCTCATACTGTACATCAGAGACAGGCAGTTAAAAAAACTGGAGGACAACAAAGTACACCCGGAACTCTCAGA ctTACAAGAGCCCAAGGAAACTGACACCAGGACGGCCTTTTTCTAA